The genome window atatgcagaatcagtgatgtgtttcgttccgaagacggacaaacaagctattgaggaggtggtcataatgttatggctcatcagtgtatagaaAGTGTATTACATTTTTGACTGTAACATTCATTTCTCTTTCTAATTACGGAAGTCCTACACGTGTATGTTGTATCTGTTCATCAACAAGTCGACTACCAATATTCTAACCACTATCATGCAACAATAATTCCAAAATAGACTGTTCACTGAGTAAAAATTTACAACATTAACAATTTATGCTGAACCTTTACCAAAGTCATATAAAACTTACGGGAAGATATAACCGCCTTTTGACTATACGATAATTCTTTAATACAGGATCTAGGTCGTGTAATATAGCATATCATACAGTCAAAATGCGGTTGTATCTTTTCGTGAACTTTACTACTGCGACGAAATCCAACAATAGTGACAGCTATAACTAATTCTGAGCGTTTGAATGAGTGATATCTGGAAAATCTGGTCTGTTTGACCATGTCATGCTTCATATGCCGAGTTAGCACGATTGCAACGAAAGGAGTTACGTGATTACGAtacagccgtcggcacacggaccatgctgtcgaacgtcaacgccgagcgtgccaagttcagcgtGCTGGTGAACGCTCAGAAACCATGCAACTTGTGCATACGATACGTGTCGCCAATATTGTGTACGCGATTCGTATTGGACACCGGCTGCAGTTGTCTGCTGCATCTGGCTCGCATATCATACTGTTTGCCAAATGGATGGGCTTAAAATTCCTTCTTTAGCCCTATTAAAACACACCTTTGCTCTATTGTTCGTACGCTAGTTATGTTGCTCTGCTGTAGTATAAGTAATAAATATTTCAAGATCCGTGGACATGTTGTAAGGCAAAAAGGAAACTACGCTGTCCAGACAATAAAGACATCGGATTATAACAGATCCATTACAAATTCCATGCAAATTCTTAGTTGATCACTGTTCCTGTTCAGCAGCAAAATCTTTACAATatgtaaaataagaaatttaacGCCAGAAAAAGCagaatatcttactgcaagtagtgctaGCTGTCTTATAGATTAAGCCAaacgaacaaactcactcctcagaaacagtgcacttacatttacataacagaGGCAGGCACCTATTTATGAACTGATTATGTTTCTGCACGCATGTTGACCGTTAAGTGAAAGCAATCGgttactgcgttgttcgtggtctcggcacactcttgacacggtggatcctagaatattgaattcccacacgatttccgaaatggaacgtcccatgcgtgtaACCCCTACTACCATTCCTCATTCAAAGTCTGTTCGttcccgtcgtgcgtccataatcacgtcagaaacttttcacattaatcatctgaatacaaacgacagctccggcaGTGCACAGTCCTTTTCCCCCTGTACACCATACTGACCCCATCTGTATATGGGCATATCGtcgttccatgacttttgtcacctcagtcaccTCAGTGTCTTTGTTCTTCTTTGGTACAATGGAACTGATGATGGTCTGATCCTAGACCGAAATAAACTGTCTCTGATAAAATACACTAATACTAATGCAGCTGTGCATAACATAACGCAGTTATTACCATCCATGTTAACATGTGTCCAAAAGCATGGTTGAGTTTAGTACATAACAAGGTAACTGATAAATAGATTTTATCATCGACGAACTCACATATTTACGTCGCAGGCAGACAATCTGAAGAATATTGTTAATATATGCTACTGAGGAATCGTCGCAGCAATTTATCTTGTTAGAATAGATGCCGTTCAGATGTCTAGACTTGTATTTTGTAAGGTCGCTGATGACCAAGTTCTTCACCCCTTAGATCCAAAATCATCGTCATCAACAAAGATGTCCACTCTTGTCTTTTGATTCCATGTGGGGATTTTATCACGTTATCACGatatataaatacactactggccattaaaattgctacaccaagaagaaatgcaggtgataaacgggtattcattgcacaaatatattatactagaactgacatgtgattacattttcacgcaatttgggtgcatagatcctgagatatcagtacccagaacaaccacctctggccgtaataacggctttgatacgcctgggcattgagtcaaacagaacttggatggcgtgtacagttacagctgcccatgcagcttcaacacgaaaccacagttcatcaaggataaagactggcgtattgtgacgagccagttgcttggcgaccattcaccagacgttttcagttggtgagagatctggagaatgcgctggccagggcagcaatcgaacattttctgtatccagaaacacccgtacaggacctgcaacatgcggtcgtgcattatcctgctgaaatgtagggtttcgcagggatcgaatcaagggtagacccacgggtcgtaacacatctgaaatgtaacgtacactgttcaaagtgccgtcaatgcgaacaagaggtgaccgagacgtgtaaccaatggcacccaataccatcacgtcgggtgatacgccagtatggcgatgatcaaTACACggttcgaatgtgcgttcaccgcgatgtcgccaaacacggatgcaaccatcatgatgctgtaaacagaacctgcattcatctgtaaaaaatgacgttttgccattcgtgcacccaggttcgtcgttgagtacaccatcgcaggcgctcttgtctgtgatgcagcgtcaatggtaaccgcagccatggtatcagagctgatagtccatgctgctgcaaacgtcgtggaactgttcgtgcagatagttgttgtcctgcaaacgtccccatctgtggactcagggatcgaaacgtggctgcacgatccgttacagccatgcgtataagatgcctgtcatctcgacttctagtgatacgaggccgtttggatccagcacggcgttaggTATtgccctcctgcacccaccgattccatattatggtaacagtcattggagctcgaccaacgcgaggagcaatatcgcgatacgataaaccacaatcgcgataggctacaatcccacctttaccaaagtcggaaacgtgatggtacgcatttctcctccttacacgagggatcacaacaatgtttcaccaggcaacgccggtcaactgcagtttgtgtatgagaaatcggttggaaactttcctcatgtcaggacgttgtaggtgtcgccaccggtgccaaccttgtgtgaatgctctgaaaagcaaatcatttgcatatcacagcatcttcttcctgtcggttaaatttcgcgtctgtagcaagccatcttcgtggtgcagcagtttcaatggccagaagtgtaaatgAAATCGCTTAGAACTGATCCTGATACAAAGTACCTGTGGCTCACAGATTTCTTTGTTGTTTCTCTTTACAGGCACAACGACCAATGTAACGTACGAGGAAGCGATTGATCTTTTCCTGTACGAGACGGATCTCGACAGCACTGCGTCCAAGGTGCGGACGTACTTGAAAGCGTCCGGCACCTTCAGTGGCATTGTCAGCTACGGGCAGGAGTTGGACATCCCGCTATGGAATGCAACGATCAACGGCGCACCGCTTATCCACGCTTACCTCTCTGACGTCATCGGTTACACGTACACTCTCAAAATCGTGTTCAAGACGTCCGGCATCTACCCGTGGTACACAACAAGGATCCTCTCCACCTTTTCCCCCATCCATACATTGACGAACGGAGTTGGAATTGCTATCGGACTGTCGTACATTATTCCTTAAGAGTTTATGCCACATAAGCCCACCACCGTTGTTAGAAAGGAGACTCTTCTCTCGTGCTGGCTTGTAGACTTCGTCTTTTGTGCTGTTGCTGTGGTTCATGCTTCAGACAATGTGGCAGATGACTAGCTGCTCATAGAAAACGGCCGTAAAACGTTTGTTGTCTAGGTTTGCATCTCAGCTAAAATTTATCAGAAATATTTGCTAAGACAATGACACTAAGATGCGGACACAAAAAAGCAAACATTTTTCGACCGTTTTCTGTGAGCAGTGAGTCAGCTGACCGTATAGTTTCAAGTGGGAACCTCAAAGTGAATTCATTTTGAATATGAAGCTATGTTGTTAGATTCATCTGTAGTTATATTACGTATTGCACTAAAAATTTGTTTCGCAAAATTCTAATTTTATGGTAGAAGATTCATATAGACAGCAAATTGCTCCGATGTGAAGAAAAGCACACAACCAGTTGCAACAAAGGTGTTCGCTGTATATGATAGTACATAGACTTCACTATACTTCTACAATGCAGCCTAAACAACAACAAACTACCCGTGATAGCTGCTGTCATTGCTGAGATATTTGCGGCAGGTTGGAGCCATATTCAGTACACCGTCGTCACAAAAATTTGCCtgttttaagtacaagcagagcGTGACAACTGTTTATTTACAATGGCTTTAGACTTACGTCAAACCTTCCATCTAATTAAATCTGTAGTGGGTGGTAAAATAATaggaaaattcatataaaaattacgaCTGAAGCGAATAATCTGTAATTGGTACTTCGCAACATGTTGAGGTAAACTGTGATACGCAATCATCAGAAAGGATTTAGACGATATTTACAGCTGAGGTGCTGAACGGAAGTTCTCTTTATGTTTCTACTAATGCTAGATAGCCGTAAACAAGTAAAAATTCGATAGCATACCGACTTTGGAATGATCTGTATGGCAATATCAGAGAAATTAATTACAGCTAcagcttcaaaagacagctaatgacCTAACCATTACAACTAAGTACCCTGCTTTCCCAAAGTTCCTAGCTGGGGCAGCCTACCTGAACATCCTGTTCTTAGAGCTCATTACGTCCTGCTGTTTCAGTTTTGTATTCTTACTGATAGTTGCTGTTGTACATTCTTTTCTAACCACTAATattattacttctttttttttactgttggtAGTAGTATTggtataaattttattaatttcaagaCTGTACAGAGAACTCAAAATGGCCTTAGATACACGGAGAACAACCTTCCACCTCTGTGATTAccgttattattaataatattattatttataatattttaattattatcaTCATTGAACTATCAAAAAATGTACTATATGTGAAATCCTGGTCTGATGAATAGAAAAATGTTACGAAATTAGCGTTTCGATACTGTTATATTCCTTAAATGCATGAAACTACATGAAACTGAAGGGACACATGAAGTCAGGGAAGAGCAGTGGAACATATTGAAGTGGTGTATTGCGATTCTGGCAACTGTACACATACCAATTCTAGAATAGGCTGCTGTTCCAGTGTTTTAGATACTTATGAGGTACGCTTATATGTGTTACTGTATATCATAATTAAAACAATGAACTTGAAAGAGAAGACGTGTCATTTCGAAAATCTTGAACACATTTTCTCTGCGTGATTCACAACAGCAATTTTTTGTGTAATAAGGGAGCAGTACCTTGCTTTATCTTTGATTTCTGAATGGAGCTAACATAGATAACAAGGTTGTTTCTTCACTGTTTTCAGACGTAATGGAGTTTCATTATACTCTTCATTATTTCCTCTACTTGGACGAAGGTGCCTTCTGCCACTAATACGTGTCATGTCCGATCCTTCACATGTGTTTACTATTGTCGTCCTCAGACAACAATCATCAGCGATGATTTTCCCGATATATGTGAAAAACATATGCAATACCTGCACAGAAAACATATAAACTCAGTGGTAAGTATTGCAACTCCTAAGTAAGACCAGAACCAATAACGATACCTAGGCGTTTCTGAGAAACTTAACTACTCTTGGAAAGCTATTTCCTCTTCTACTTCTGCTATTTTATAACCTGATGTTTTAAGGTCATTTGAATGTTACATTTCATGCATCAACGGCATTTCTAAATTTAACTGGCAATGTTCCTGTTTCCTTTGTTTATTAAACAGCAGTCAATCTCCATGTCTAAGGTTAGCACTATGTTTGCGCTGGTCACATTAATTCTTATTACTCGTTCGAACTGTATGGACACCTGTCTTGCATACCCTTTAGATTTACCCTAAAATGTTAATTTCGCTGAACCTTTGACCAGCACATCGCTCGGCATGTCGTCAGTAAAAAAAATCGTCGGACTTCCCATTTTGGAGCAATGGATAACCACTGATCTACACTCAATGATGTCCAAGTACTTTATTTAGTTTTGCAAACTTCTTAATACAGTCCTTGGGAGTTTTCCTTACTGCTTGCAGTATCCTACCTTGAAACGTTTCATGATCTTGGACATTAAAACAGATTTTTGCCTTCCAGTCCTTATCCTATTTTGCAAGGAGGAATAGCTTGGTCAAGATTCCTTCTCAAAAAATTCGGACCTAGCGAGCCTCTGTCGCTCAATCCCCGACAACATTCACGTTTGGGAAGCGACAACCCGAAAAAAGTTAAACGACAATGGTTATCTGATAAGGGCGACAGATTTAAATGCAAAGGTGGGTAACAACACGTGGCAAATGTTATTGGTTCTGAAAGGGAAGTAAATGGTCATTAATCATAATGAATATAAACAGAAGTGATTCTTATTAAATAATGATTTAAGGATAACGAACACTTTCTTCAGGCATAAAAAGATCCACAGATACACCTGGGCAGCTATAGGTTCTGCCAAAACTGTATGCTATGTGATAGCAAATAAGAAGACTTGGTCTCTGATGCAAGACACAGAAGTATTCAGAGATCCAGATGTTCTTTAGACCATGTCTCTTTAGTCTGAAGAATAAAActacttaaattatggaagacaatttccaaacagaaacaaaataataatgaTACAACATTAAAAGTGCATCCAAATCGAGAAGAGAGCATCCAATTATTATATATTAGTTAAAATTGAGAAATGCATAAGTTTAAATTTAAAAGTGGATAATATCAAACAGGAACGGAATAATATAAAAGAAGCACTAGTTTTTGCAGCAAAGAAAGAAAAGTTTTGCAAAAGTGATCTGCAATCCTGCATGATGAatagcctaattgaagataagacaATCCTACTTAAAAAGAATGAAGTAATCAGGTGATCTACATCTGAGATTAAATTATAAAAGAATATCAGCTCTAGTAGAAACGAAAGTCAGTTAAGCTAAAAACCATAGTTGGGGAAATGTATATTACAGATATCGAACATTATGTAACAGGAAGACAAGAGAAAGcgtacaaaataatgaaacatttaaacAAAGATAAGGACAATCTATAAATGAACACAATATCTGAAACTAGTTGGTAACAATACTGTGGGAGTCTGGACAAAAGGTCAAGACAGTCAGGAGTTTCTGGTTGAAGCAGACAGGAAGTAGGAACTACAGGATGCATTAAATTGTAGGAGGAACGGGAAGACACCAGCTTATGATAAAATCAGTTTGGAACTGATGAAATATgcaccatgtaagtaggctgtttatattttcttattggtaacgccacgtagcgctctatatgaaaaatcgctggctgtgctgtgtgcagtctgtgggtagtttgcattgttgtctgccattgtagtgttgggcagctggctgttaacagcgcgtagctttgcgcagttggaggtgagccgccagcagtggtggatgtggggagagagatggcggagttttgtaatttgtcatgaactgctacatatattaagacgattaaggtaaatacattgtttgttctctattaatatctttcatttgctaactatccctatcagtagttagtgccttccgtagtttgaatcttttatttagctggcagtagtggtgctcgctgtattgcagtagttcgagtaaccaagatttttgtgaggtaagtgatttgtgaaacgtataggttaatgttagtcagggcc of Schistocerca serialis cubense isolate TAMUIC-IGC-003099 chromosome 2, iqSchSeri2.2, whole genome shotgun sequence contains these proteins:
- the LOC126456555 gene encoding uncharacterized protein LOC126456555, whose translation is MMKSLVVTLLLAASGSVAQYPRYEEVVRNPKDPDLLYGSKSGPHNETWYFKNSGFNLTSIVIPSQVNVCSPGTTTNVTYEEAIDLFLYETDLDSTASKVRTYLKASGTFSGIVSYGQELDIPLWNATINGAPLIHAYLSDVIGYTYTLKIVFKTSGIYPWYTTRILSTFSPIHTLTNGVGIAIGLSYIIP